One genomic window of Candidatus Shapirobacteria bacterium includes the following:
- a CDS encoding M23 family metallopeptidase, with the protein MINKKFFEEESKLIREFFVDQSRFWEGVLAVWLGWAGIIKNSLSKMMYRQRGRFSQTFVNVSMAALSFLVIVFSGKVEELITFSGNKDAGGSNYLIMAADEIGGAETQISSLPKGETTEYRVEEGDTISAIAVKFGVSIDTIMWENNLKSVDQIKPKQILKILPVTGMRYKVTRGETIYSIAKKLQVDAQNIIDYPFNTFSNDETFALYAGQELIVPDGIKPKEVVIDQARYVARTVAPIPGVQGEGNFMWPTAGRISQRSSWYHTAVDIASKDGPNIQAAQGGTVVTAGWNAGGYGNYVIIDHGNGYKTLYAHLLSNSLVVQAGQRVVQGQKLGVMGSTGRSTGPHLHFEVISPKGKLDPLTVLK; encoded by the coding sequence ATGATAAATAAAAAATTTTTTGAAGAAGAATCAAAATTAATTAGAGAGTTTTTTGTTGACCAAAGTCGTTTTTGGGAAGGGGTGTTGGCGGTGTGGTTGGGGTGGGCAGGAATTATAAAAAATAGCCTGAGCAAGATGATGTACCGGCAGAGAGGCCGATTTAGCCAAACTTTTGTTAATGTCAGTATGGCGGCGTTGTCGTTTCTGGTGATAGTGTTTTCCGGAAAAGTTGAAGAACTGATTACATTTTCGGGAAATAAAGATGCCGGAGGAAGTAATTATTTGATTATGGCGGCGGACGAAATCGGGGGAGCGGAGACGCAAATATCCAGTTTGCCAAAAGGGGAAACGACCGAGTATCGGGTGGAGGAGGGGGATACGATATCAGCGATTGCGGTGAAGTTTGGGGTGTCGATTGACACAATTATGTGGGAAAATAACTTAAAGTCAGTAGATCAAATTAAGCCGAAACAGATACTAAAGATACTTCCTGTAACAGGGATGAGGTATAAGGTTACCAGAGGAGAGACTATTTATAGTATAGCCAAAAAATTACAGGTTGACGCACAAAACATTATTGATTACCCTTTTAATACATTTAGCAACGATGAAACTTTTGCTTTGTATGCCGGTCAGGAGCTGATAGTGCCGGACGGAATAAAACCGAAGGAAGTAGTTATTGATCAGGCCAGATACGTGGCCAGGACGGTGGCGCCAATTCCGGGAGTTCAGGGGGAAGGTAATTTTATGTGGCCAACTGCGGGGCGTATCAGCCAGAGGTCGTCTTGGTATCACACGGCAGTTGATATTGCTTCCAAAGACGGACCGAACATCCAAGCAGCTCAGGGCGGGACGGTGGTGACGGCGGGATGGAATGCCGGAGGTTATGGCAACTATGTGATTATTGATCACGGTAATGGCTATAAAACTTTGTATGCACACTTATTGAGTAACTCGTTGGTGGTTCAGGCAGGGCAGAGGGTGGTGCAGGGGCAGAAATTAGGGGTGATGGGAAGCACCGGAAGATCAACCGGCCCTCATCTTCATTTTGAAGTGATTAGTCCAAAGGGGAAATTGGATCCGTTGACAGTGCTTAAATAG
- a CDS encoding type II secretion system protein, with protein sequence MRRNGHACGQAGFTIIELLVAISIMAVLSVIAFGQYRQSKLKANDVRRKADLNSLYKAILTVYNDSGVFPSNSSIPWGVGLTASDGTSYMKQTPVDTNPALPYYVETRDGGKKVAIFSNLENVEDSEYNKYCPGCPGNPSCRNSNFGYRAGNGLTYHYVVFSSNTSYGDFGLNCDIVALPTSTPVPPTSTPVPPTSTPVPPTSTPIPPTSTPVAATSTPVSATSTPVPPTSTPVAPTTSPPPPTSTPIVPTPTSTCTNPVCHRDWDTDGYGDPGVANNTGCASCVAGYVIDNSDCCDNNNLIRPGSAYYSTPHASCVGVGSTWDYDCSGTVTFAVGATSVSLAGRLKSGGYFRYRGPDCAGWSPSETGYLGFDAQYITQADCGKNYYLCDDEDLSVFDDGQVYSRKSATGVCENITPYWMTAPGVCTSLGWQQTVKCR encoded by the coding sequence ATGAGAAGAAATGGCCATGCCTGCGGGCAGGCAGGTTTTACAATTATTGAGTTATTGGTGGCGATATCGATAATGGCAGTATTGTCGGTTATTGCCTTTGGCCAATACAGGCAGTCGAAACTAAAGGCGAACGATGTTCGGAGGAAGGCAGATTTGAATTCACTTTATAAAGCGATACTGACGGTATACAACGATTCGGGGGTCTTTCCCTCTAATAGTAGTATCCCCTGGGGAGTGGGGTTGACGGCCAGTGACGGGACTTCATATATGAAGCAAACACCGGTGGATACAAATCCGGCTTTGCCATATTATGTAGAAACGAGGGATGGGGGGAAGAAAGTAGCTATTTTTTCGAATTTGGAGAACGTGGAGGATTCGGAATATAACAAATATTGTCCGGGTTGCCCGGGTAATCCGTCGTGCCGGAATTCTAATTTTGGTTATCGAGCGGGTAACGGACTGACTTATCACTATGTGGTTTTTAGCTCAAATACATCTTATGGGGATTTTGGATTGAATTGTGATATAGTGGCGTTACCCACCAGTACACCGGTACCTCCCACTAGTACACCAGTTCCACCGACCAGTACGCCGGTACCTCCCACTAGTACACCAATACCACCAACTAGTACACCAGTGGCAGCCACCAGTACACCCGTGTCGGCAACCAGTACACCAGTCCCACCAACCAGTACACCGGTGGCACCGACCACTTCACCGCCGCCACCAACAAGTACACCGATAGTACCGACACCAACATCAACTTGCACTAATCCGGTGTGTCATAGAGATTGGGATACGGATGGGTACGGTGATCCGGGGGTGGCCAATAATACCGGATGTGCATCGTGTGTGGCAGGATATGTTATTGATAATAGCGATTGTTGTGATAACAATAATTTGATAAGACCGGGATCGGCATATTATTCAACTCCTCACGCATCTTGTGTTGGGGTAGGGAGCACTTGGGATTATGATTGTAGTGGTACAGTTACATTCGCGGTAGGGGCGACTTCTGTGTCACTTGCGGGAAGGCTAAAATCCGGGGGATATTTTCGATACAGAGGGCCTGATTGTGCAGGATGGTCGCCATCGGAAACCGGATATCTGGGATTTGACGCTCAATATATAACTCAGGCTGACTGTGGTAAAAACTATTATCTTTGCGACGATGAGGATCTGTCAGTGTTTGATGACGGCCAGGTGTATTCAAGAAAATCGGCAACAGGTGTTTGTGAAAATATTACCCCGTACTGGATGACAGCGCCCGGGGTTTGTACTTCTCTCGGGTGGCAACAGACAGTTAAGTGTCGATAA